One Carboxydocella sporoproducens DSM 16521 genomic window carries:
- a CDS encoding 6-bladed beta-propeller yields MYGPDSKRLNHPYNLVVVNDRIYITDTDNGRVIITDYNGKFIKEFGKSGSQGKLEDPIGITAVDNEIYVVDPALKKIVVYDLNGNFKRYFKSDYATSPVNIAYHDGKFYVLDTGAKTTVHIVSPEGKVLKQIGKRGGNPGEFYYPLSIKVDDQGQIWIADSNNNRIQVIDENGKSIKVLLGKEENGTGGYAIPRGLAFDKKGYMYTCETLSNMVAITDEKGIVVKRFSYAEDKTVAGEPDSLELPNSVFIDDNLRLYVVEYGNSRVVVYDLK; encoded by the coding sequence CTGGTGGTCGTGAATGATCGCATCTATATTACCGATACCGATAATGGACGAGTGATAATTACCGATTATAATGGTAAATTTATCAAGGAATTTGGAAAGAGTGGCAGTCAGGGAAAGCTGGAGGACCCAATCGGTATTACTGCGGTAGATAATGAAATTTATGTAGTTGACCCTGCATTGAAGAAGATAGTAGTTTATGATCTGAATGGTAATTTTAAACGATATTTTAAATCTGATTATGCCACATCTCCTGTAAACATTGCTTACCATGATGGAAAATTCTATGTTCTTGATACTGGTGCGAAAACTACTGTTCATATCGTGTCACCGGAAGGCAAAGTCCTGAAACAAATTGGCAAACGGGGCGGAAACCCGGGAGAGTTTTATTATCCTCTGAGTATCAAAGTTGATGACCAGGGCCAGATCTGGATTGCCGACTCCAACAATAACCGCATTCAGGTGATTGATGAAAACGGCAAGTCCATCAAAGTTTTGCTGGGGAAAGAAGAAAATGGGACAGGGGGCTATGCGATACCCAGAGGGCTGGCATTTGATAAAAAGGGCTATATGTATACCTGTGAAACCTTAAGTAACATGGTAGCGATAACTGATGAAAAAGGGATTGTAGTAAAACGATTTAGCTATGCAGAGGACAAGACGGTTGCCGGAGAACCGGATTCATTAGAGCTACCAAATTCAGTTTTTATAGATGATAATCTGAGACTTTATGTGGTGGAGTATGGCAACAGCAGA